The following coding sequences lie in one Drosophila sulfurigaster albostrigata strain 15112-1811.04 chromosome 2R, ASM2355843v2, whole genome shotgun sequence genomic window:
- the LOC133837349 gene encoding uncharacterized protein LOC133837349, translated as MGNPLWFIFWLLVFWIVSFAVAFFCAFFYIVIYAIVVCVPGLANVAEILLQGLQFPHYCAKAMMDCKPLF; from the exons ATGGGTAATCCACTGTGGTTCATCTTCTGGCTGCTGGTCTTCTGGATTGTTTCCTTTGCGGTTGCATTCTTCTGCGCTTTCTTCTACATCGTCATCTATGCAATTGTTGTCTGCGTTCCCGGACTGGCG AACGTAGCCGAAATTCTTCTGCAGGGCTTACAATTCCCGCATTATTGCGCCAAGGCCATGATGGACTGCAAGCCCCTATTCTAA
- the LOC133837348 gene encoding uncharacterized protein LOC133837348 isoform X1, producing MSNLQLTQEKLDALRSEYRPRRPCALLKYPRPKTKPEYQSLYPWIILDETDPHFVFCAVCECRLSAKRSDLGKHEGSIKHSENAQRKSLSLSNEVKAEGANGVKWEFNDDEDGIVPSLGFGTDVADMCKTEEDEVEAEADAEEDEADADAEVDDDDDGEVDGDADLNSEYEPQTKRRVSETDSQNSGMLEYLPLQVTINELPHVQLTPAAQLSAHCQQQPMTSTPQPCRITIKKVTAPTLSSTTTNSCQTQQQEITSKATITPISSGCYTPTVRQPQLQSYASRQLQSYQLQHIAARDSLDLFFDSICATVKTLPPKLATEGKIRVMQLIGELELRAINEREAVPTVNPIGTPPDASASTGTADAPGSSQQNATVASTTK from the exons atgtcaaatttaCAGCTGACCCAAGAAAAACT CGATGCATTGCGCTCTGAGTACAGACCACGTAGGCCGTGTGCGCTTCTCAAATATCCCAGACCGAAGACAAAGCCCGAGTATCAGAGTCTATATCCCTGGATAATACTGGATGAAACGGATCCACACTTTGTGTTCTGCGCTGTCTGCGAGTGTCGACTGAGTGCCAAACGATCCGATCTTGGGAAGCACGAGGGCAGCATCAAGCACTCGGAGAATGCACAGCGCAAATCACTATCCTTGAGCAATGAGGTAAAGGCTGAAGGGGCAAATGGAGTGAAGTGGGAGTTCAACGATGATGAAGATGGTATTGTGCCATCGTTGGGCTTTGGCACCGATGTTGCTGATATGTGCAAGACTGAAGAAGACGAAGTGGAGGCCGAAGCAGATGCTGAAGAAGATGAAGCTGACGCCGATGCTGAAgtagatgatgatgatgacggcGAAGTCGATGGTGATGCTGACCTTAATTCAGAATATGAACCACAAACTAAACGACGTGTCTCCGAAACAGACTCGCAGAATTCCGGCATGTTGGAATATTTGCCACTGCAGGTGACAATCAATGAACTACCTCACGTCCAGCTAACGCCAGCAGCTCAGCTCTCCGCACATTGTCAACAACAACCGATGACCTCAACGCCACAACCCTGTCGCATTACTATTAAAAAGGTAACGGCACCGACATTGTCCAGTACGACAACGAACAGCTGCCaaacgcagcagcaggaaATCACCTCAAAGGCAACCATAACACCCATTTCCAGTGGCTGTTACACGCCCACAGTTCGTCAGCCGCAGCTGCAATCCTATGCTAGCCGACAACTGCAGTCATATCAATTACAGCACATCGCCGCACGCGACTCCCTTGATCTCTTCTTCGACAGCATTTGCGCCACGGTGAAGACACTGCCGCCAAAGCTGGCAACCGAAGGTAAAATCCGTGTAATGCAGCTGATCGGTGAGCTGGAACTGCGCGCCATCAATGAGCGCGAAGCGGTGCCAACAGTGAATCCGATCGGCACGCCACCAGATGCTTCAGCCTCCACGGGAACTGCAGATGCGCCAGGAAGTAGTCAGCAGAATGCAACGGTGGCATCGACAACCAAATGA
- the LOC133839638 gene encoding uncharacterized protein LOC133839638: MADVLKCSGDAVKAAVEYLQAIKIVEIRQTLELLGVQHIEVIAALLLFVMLQFTKFTAVLLLACSIAYGIFYMWDTWFPEIKENSSATTQNADYGYLYGAPFWGSYGPSYGPGNLSRNSISSGINSNYDNTYVAALAASNRDARTSALFPPFSNSEIAETLPGDHMYDTEEKRINLSPYFVPRPDPFNQKKQNPSGTNTPVGQRHSTTEPRPQRRLPAQTSEENRHNRRDPLAFRRLIANDYRMYRPSTSADAQQYYSYSLPVPEERARRLPGFFDDYKMKYRRSNDKRASTQRNASHANEQPWNRQNGRSVSRDNLLHRSRNIQEGFPNHYGSPQGRSNAGNHYNPDSSRKKVRK, from the exons ATGGCTGATGTTTTAAAGTGCAGCGGCGACGCAGTTAAGGCTGCTGTCGAGTACTTACAAGCCatcaaaattgttgaaattcgACAGACCCTCGAGTTATTGGGAGTGCAACATATTGAGGTCATAGCTGCACTGTTACTTTTTGTAATGCTGCAGTTTACAAAATTCACCGCTGTTCTTTTGCTAGCTTGTTCGATAGCTTACGGTATATTCTATATG TGGGATACTTGGTTTCCGGAAATTAAGGAAAATTCTTCGGCAACTACACAAAATGCTGACTATGGCTATTTATATGGCGCTCCTTTTTGGGGTAGTTATGGTCCTAGCTATGGCCCTGGCAATCTCAGTCGAAATAGTATTAGCAGTGGCATTAACTCCAATTATGACAATACCTACGTTGCCGCGCTTGCCGCCTCCAATCGAGATGCCCGGACATCCGCATTATTCCCACCGTTCTCAAACAGCGAGATCGCAGAAACGCTGCCAG gAGATCACATGTACGATACGGAAGAGAAGCGTATCAACCTAAGTCCTTATTTCGTGCCGCGGCCAGATCCATTTAACCAAAAGAAGCAAAACCCTTCAGGTACCAACACTCCAGTTGGACAACGGCATTCGACTACTGAACCTCGACCACAGCGTAGACTTCCTGCTCAAACATCTGAAGAAAACCGACATAATCGACGTGATCCTTTGGCTTTTCGCAGACTGATTGCCAATGACTATAGAATGTATAGGCCATCAACGTCTGCGGATGCCCAACAGTATTACAGTTATTCACTTCCTGTTCCGGAGGAGAGAGCAAGACGGTTGCCAGGCTTTTTTGACGACTACAAAATGAAGTATCGCCGCAGTAATGATAAGAGAGCTTCAACTCAACGAAATGCTAGCCATGCAAATGAACAACCTTGGAACCGGCAAAATGGGAGAAGCGTGTCCCGAGATAATTTATTGCATAGATCACGGAATATTCAAGAAGGTTTTCCAAATCACTATGGTTCTCCTCAAGGCCGGTCGAATGCTGGAAATCACTATAATCCGGACAGCTCAAGGAAGAAAGTGCGAAAGTAA
- the LOC133837348 gene encoding protein suppressor of variegation 3-7 isoform X2 has protein sequence MSNLQLTQEKLDALRSEYRPRRPCALLKYPRPKTKPEYQSLYPWIILDETDPHFVFCAVCECRLSAKRSDLGKHEGSIKHSENAQRKSLSLSNEVKAEGANGVKWEFNDDEDGIVPSLGFGTDVADMCKTEEDEVEAEADAEEDEADADAEVDDDDDGEVDDSQNSGMLEYLPLQVTINELPHVQLTPAAQLSAHCQQQPMTSTPQPCRITIKKVTAPTLSSTTTNSCQTQQQEITSKATITPISSGCYTPTVRQPQLQSYASRQLQSYQLQHIAARDSLDLFFDSICATVKTLPPKLATEGKIRVMQLIGELELRAINEREAVPTVNPIGTPPDASASTGTADAPGSSQQNATVASTTK, from the exons atgtcaaatttaCAGCTGACCCAAGAAAAACT CGATGCATTGCGCTCTGAGTACAGACCACGTAGGCCGTGTGCGCTTCTCAAATATCCCAGACCGAAGACAAAGCCCGAGTATCAGAGTCTATATCCCTGGATAATACTGGATGAAACGGATCCACACTTTGTGTTCTGCGCTGTCTGCGAGTGTCGACTGAGTGCCAAACGATCCGATCTTGGGAAGCACGAGGGCAGCATCAAGCACTCGGAGAATGCACAGCGCAAATCACTATCCTTGAGCAATGAGGTAAAGGCTGAAGGGGCAAATGGAGTGAAGTGGGAGTTCAACGATGATGAAGATGGTATTGTGCCATCGTTGGGCTTTGGCACCGATGTTGCTGATATGTGCAAGACTGAAGAAGACGAAGTGGAGGCCGAAGCAGATGCTGAAGAAGATGAAGCTGACGCCGATGCTGAAgtagatgatgatgatgacggcGAAGTCGATG ACTCGCAGAATTCCGGCATGTTGGAATATTTGCCACTGCAGGTGACAATCAATGAACTACCTCACGTCCAGCTAACGCCAGCAGCTCAGCTCTCCGCACATTGTCAACAACAACCGATGACCTCAACGCCACAACCCTGTCGCATTACTATTAAAAAGGTAACGGCACCGACATTGTCCAGTACGACAACGAACAGCTGCCaaacgcagcagcaggaaATCACCTCAAAGGCAACCATAACACCCATTTCCAGTGGCTGTTACACGCCCACAGTTCGTCAGCCGCAGCTGCAATCCTATGCTAGCCGACAACTGCAGTCATATCAATTACAGCACATCGCCGCACGCGACTCCCTTGATCTCTTCTTCGACAGCATTTGCGCCACGGTGAAGACACTGCCGCCAAAGCTGGCAACCGAAGGTAAAATCCGTGTAATGCAGCTGATCGGTGAGCTGGAACTGCGCGCCATCAATGAGCGCGAAGCGGTGCCAACAGTGAATCCGATCGGCACGCCACCAGATGCTTCAGCCTCCACGGGAACTGCAGATGCGCCAGGAAGTAGTCAGCAGAATGCAACGGTGGCATCGACAACCAAATGA